A single window of Nicotiana sylvestris chromosome 3, ASM39365v2, whole genome shotgun sequence DNA harbors:
- the LOC104212424 gene encoding elongation factor 1-gamma 2-like isoform X1 produces MALVLHSTNNNKNASKALIAAEYTGVKVELAKNFEMGVSNKTPEFIKMNPIGKVPVLETPDGPVFESNAIARYVTKLKPDNPLFGSSLIQYAQIEQWNDFSTTEIDANIARWLYPRLGYGPYIPPAEEAAVAALKRALDALNTHLASNTYLVGESITLADIIMGCNLSIGFGMIMTKSFTKEFPHVERYFWTVVNQPNFCKILGEVKQAESIPAPPSKKPAPAKEPSKPKAKEEPKKEVKKEEPKFEEEEEAPKPKAKNPLDLLPPSKMILDEWKRLYSNTKTNFREVAIKGFWDMYDPEGYSLWFCDYKYQDENTVSFVTLNKVGGFLQRMDLARKYAFGKMLVIGSEAPYKVKGLWLFRGKEIPKFVMDECYDMELYEWKEVDINDEAQKERVNQMIEDYEPFEGESLLDAKCFK; encoded by the exons ATGGCTCTG GTTTTGCACTCGACAAATAACAACAAAAATGCCTCAAAGGCACTCATTGCTGCTGAGTACACAGGTGTAAAGGTTGAACTTGCTAAGAATTTCGAGATGGGTGTATCAAACAAGACACCTGAGTTTATCAAGATGAATCCAATTGGGAAG GTTCCTGTGCTTGAAACACCTGATGGCCCTGTTTTCGAGAGCAATGCTATTGCACGCTATG TAACTAAATTGAAGCCTGACAATCCTCTCTTTGGCTCTTCGTTGATCCAATAT GCTCAAATCGAGCAATGGAATGATTTTTCTACCACTGAAATTGATGCAAACATTGCACGATGGCTGTACCCTCGCCTTGGCTATGGTCCATACATTCCTCCA GCTGAGGAAGCTGCAGTAGCTGCATTAAAGAGAGCTCTTGATGCTTTGAACACCCATCTTGCATCTAACACGTACTTGGTTGGAGAGTCAATCACATTGGCCGACATTATAATGGGATGCAACTTGAGTATTGGTTTTGGGATGATAATGACTAAAAGCTTTACCAAGGAATTCCCACATGTAGAGAGATACTTCTGGACTGTGGTTAATCAGCCAAATTTCTGCAAGATATTGGGTGAGGTGAAACAAGCTGAATCTATCCCTGCGCCTCCATCCAAGAAGCCTGCACCGGCGAAGGAACCTTCAAAACCCAAAGCAAAGGAGGAGCCAAAGAAAGAGGTTAAGAAGGAAGAACCAAAGTTCGAAGAGGAGGAAGAAGCACCCAAGCCTAAGGCAAAGAATCCTCTTGATCTATTGCCTCCAAGTAAGATGATTCTGGATGAGTGGAAGAGGCTTTACTCCAACACCAAGACCAACTTCCGCGAGGTTGCCATTAAAG GTTTCTGGGACATGTATGATCCTGAAGGATATTCTCTCTGGTTCTGTGATTACAAGTACCAGGATGAGAACACTGTTTCCTTTGTAACCTTGAACAAGGTTGGTGGTTTTCTGCAGAGAATGGATCTGGCACGCAAGTATGCTTTTGGTAAGATGTTGGTAATTGGTTCTGAGGCCCCATATAAGGTGAAGGGCTTGTGGCTTTTCCGTGGAAAAGAAATTCCCAAGTTTGTTATGGATGAATGCTATGACATGGAGCTCTATGAATGGAAGGAAGTAGACATCAACGATGAAGCACAGAAGGAGCGTGTCAACCAAATGATTGAGGATTACGAGCCCTTTGAGGGAGAGTCTCTGTTGGATGCTAAGTGCTTCAAGTAA
- the LOC104212424 gene encoding elongation factor 1-gamma 2-like isoform X2 encodes MLQVLHSTNNNKNASKALIAAEYTGVKVELAKNFEMGVSNKTPEFIKMNPIGKVPVLETPDGPVFESNAIARYVTKLKPDNPLFGSSLIQYAQIEQWNDFSTTEIDANIARWLYPRLGYGPYIPPAEEAAVAALKRALDALNTHLASNTYLVGESITLADIIMGCNLSIGFGMIMTKSFTKEFPHVERYFWTVVNQPNFCKILGEVKQAESIPAPPSKKPAPAKEPSKPKAKEEPKKEVKKEEPKFEEEEEAPKPKAKNPLDLLPPSKMILDEWKRLYSNTKTNFREVAIKGFWDMYDPEGYSLWFCDYKYQDENTVSFVTLNKVGGFLQRMDLARKYAFGKMLVIGSEAPYKVKGLWLFRGKEIPKFVMDECYDMELYEWKEVDINDEAQKERVNQMIEDYEPFEGESLLDAKCFK; translated from the exons ATGTTGCAGGTTTTGCACTCGACAAATAACAACAAAAATGCCTCAAAGGCACTCATTGCTGCTGAGTACACAGGTGTAAAGGTTGAACTTGCTAAGAATTTCGAGATGGGTGTATCAAACAAGACACCTGAGTTTATCAAGATGAATCCAATTGGGAAG GTTCCTGTGCTTGAAACACCTGATGGCCCTGTTTTCGAGAGCAATGCTATTGCACGCTATG TAACTAAATTGAAGCCTGACAATCCTCTCTTTGGCTCTTCGTTGATCCAATAT GCTCAAATCGAGCAATGGAATGATTTTTCTACCACTGAAATTGATGCAAACATTGCACGATGGCTGTACCCTCGCCTTGGCTATGGTCCATACATTCCTCCA GCTGAGGAAGCTGCAGTAGCTGCATTAAAGAGAGCTCTTGATGCTTTGAACACCCATCTTGCATCTAACACGTACTTGGTTGGAGAGTCAATCACATTGGCCGACATTATAATGGGATGCAACTTGAGTATTGGTTTTGGGATGATAATGACTAAAAGCTTTACCAAGGAATTCCCACATGTAGAGAGATACTTCTGGACTGTGGTTAATCAGCCAAATTTCTGCAAGATATTGGGTGAGGTGAAACAAGCTGAATCTATCCCTGCGCCTCCATCCAAGAAGCCTGCACCGGCGAAGGAACCTTCAAAACCCAAAGCAAAGGAGGAGCCAAAGAAAGAGGTTAAGAAGGAAGAACCAAAGTTCGAAGAGGAGGAAGAAGCACCCAAGCCTAAGGCAAAGAATCCTCTTGATCTATTGCCTCCAAGTAAGATGATTCTGGATGAGTGGAAGAGGCTTTACTCCAACACCAAGACCAACTTCCGCGAGGTTGCCATTAAAG GTTTCTGGGACATGTATGATCCTGAAGGATATTCTCTCTGGTTCTGTGATTACAAGTACCAGGATGAGAACACTGTTTCCTTTGTAACCTTGAACAAGGTTGGTGGTTTTCTGCAGAGAATGGATCTGGCACGCAAGTATGCTTTTGGTAAGATGTTGGTAATTGGTTCTGAGGCCCCATATAAGGTGAAGGGCTTGTGGCTTTTCCGTGGAAAAGAAATTCCCAAGTTTGTTATGGATGAATGCTATGACATGGAGCTCTATGAATGGAAGGAAGTAGACATCAACGATGAAGCACAGAAGGAGCGTGTCAACCAAATGATTGAGGATTACGAGCCCTTTGAGGGAGAGTCTCTGTTGGATGCTAAGTGCTTCAAGTAA
- the LOC104212425 gene encoding uncharacterized protein produces the protein MEKTGAIVSSHKVTVEIRDASPSHYLMKFESFYKLSENGIDMYESNEFEAWGYKWKLIIYPNGDDNIEGNDYISVYLAIANDSSLPAGWEANAVFSFFLFNQLCDNYLVIRDTYRLTFFYFTFVFFPFPFDQYRAFSGTSMFEIFPSELGRQVRRFHKVKCKWGFSKLISHKALKEQSNGYLVDDSIIIGAEVFVVKNQGVGECVSMLEDIETNKHEWKIYEFSKLGESCLSKEFTVGDYKWKILLYPNGVCCQRTKESLSILHQLMLRDLVAGKGLRQNTPFLSKTRLMVNITTKVISIYF, from the exons ATGGAGAAAACTGGGGCAATAGTGAGTTCTCACA AAGTTACAGTGGAAATTAGGGATGCATCCCCATCACactacttgatgaagtttgaatCTTTTTACAAACTATCAGAGAATGGTATTGACATGTATGAATCAAATGAATTTGAAGCCTGGGGCTATAAATG GAAGTTGATCATCTATCCCAATGGGGATGACAACATAGAGGGAAACGATTACATCTCCGTCTACTTGGCCATTGCGAATGACAGCTCCTTACCTGCTGGTTGGGAGGCTAATGCTGTGTTTAGCTTCTTTCTGTTTAATCAACTTTGTGACAACTATCTTGTTATACGTGATACATATCGGCTTACCTTCTTCTACTTTACATtcgttttttttccttttccttttgatCAATATAGAGCATTCTCTGGAACTTCTATGTTCGAAATTTTTCCATCTGAACTCGGAC GTCAAGTGCGGCGATTTCACAAGGTCAAGTGCAAATGGGGTTTCTCCAAGCTTATCTCTCACAAAGCACTGAAAGAGCAGTCCAATGGATACCTTGTCGATGACAGTATCATTATCGGAGCTGAGGTATTCGTCGTCAAGAACCAAGGAGTTGGTGAATGTGTGTCGATGTTGGAAGACATCGAGACTAATAAGCATGAATGGAAGATCTATGAGTTTTCAAAATTAGGGGAGTCTTGTTTGTCTAAAGAGTTTACTGTTGGGGATTACAAATG GAAAATTCTGCTTTATCCTAACGGTGTTTGTTGTCAAAGGACCAAAGAATCTCTATCTATCTTACATCAGTTGATGCTGAGGGATTTGGTTGCCGGAAAAGGGTTAAGGCAAAATACACCCTTTCTGTCAAAGACCAGATTAATGGTGAACATCACGACGAAG GTTATATCTATCTATTTCTGA